The DNA sequence CGCCGCCCCCGGGCGGGATGCGGTAAAAGCTGGTCGACCTCCTGCCCACGTACAGGTAGCCCCCCGGCCCAAACTTTATGCCGCTGGGGAGCGAGAACGGTACGGTGCCGTACACCTGCTTTTCGCCTGAGGGGGAGATCTTCTCCACATTCCTGCTACCCAGGGTGACGTAGACGTTCTCATCCCGGTCGCACTCCAGGACGTATGGCTCATCGAACTCGCCATAACCACCCCAATTGAACACTCCCCGCACCAGCTTGTAGTTGACCACGTTGCTGAAGGACAACGCCCCTATCACGGCCACCTTGACCGGAATTGCATCGGCCACTATGTTGGGGCTCTTGACGAGCAGCCGCTCCGCAGAGGCCTCCAGCACCGGCACGCGCGTCTGCCCGAAGTAGACCAAGTCGTACTGCGTGGTCGGCGAAAAGTTCTGGCCGTTGATGGTTATCGTCACCAGTCCGGCCAGGGCGCTGTCCGCAGGCTCAATGGAGGTGATGACCGGGTCCGGGTTGTAGGAAGCCGAAGGATCGTACAGGCCGATGGGCTTCTCTTTCTCGCAATTGAGCCCCACGGCAACAAGGACTGCAAACACCACCAGGGTGTAGGCTAGTCGCCTCATTTCCACTCTCCTTAGCGAATGATTACGAACTTACGGAATGCCCTCTTGCCGTCCGGCGTCTCGAACAGGGCAATGTACACGCCGCTCACCACCACCTGCCGCGACGAGGTCACCGAGCTCCACTCTTCGTCGCCGCTGCCGTCGGTGTGCTCGATGGTCTCGATGAGGTCCCCCCGCTCCGTGAAAATCTTGATGGTGCACTGCGGGGGAATATCCAAGAACATCAGCTTATCCGGCTCGCCGGTGTACTGCAGGTCGCGCGCAGCGATGTTGTACGGGTTCGGCACAACGCGGATCTGGTCCAGAGAAGTGCCTGCGGCCCTGCGCAGATAAGCCGGCTCGGTGGTCTTTGTGTAGAAGCGGCTGCTGTACAGAGGCCCGGGGGGATTAGCCTCGCCGGTGGTGTTGTTGCTGCCATCGTTGTAGGCGACCAGGTAGTAGTAGTACGAGAAGCCGCGCGCCGCGGTCATGTCGTCGAAGCTGGTCTTTCCCTTGGGCACTGAGGCAATCTCTTGATACACCGTGTCCGGCTTGCCCACTGCGCGGAAAATCTTGTAACCGACGAAACCCGGCTCATCCTCCGAAGGGCTCGGCGCCCAGGAGAGCATGATGCGGTCGCCTCCTGAGCGCACCTCAAACACCGGTGGCGGCAACGGAGGCTGCGGGATCTGGTAGCCCAAGTCATAGTTGCGCTTGGCCCGACCGAAGGTCAACAGGATCGAATCCTTGCCGGTATAGACCCACGCATTCTTGTAGACGTCCTTGTTGTCCGTGGTGGAACCATCTGGCAAGGTGAAAGGCCCTTTGTCGCTGGGATTGTCGTAAGCCTGCTTCCACCGCTTGCCAATCAGCTCGCACATCTGCCTGTTCAGGCCGCTCACCCCTTCTGCCTCGACAATAGTGACGCTCTCGCCAGGCTCCAAGTCGAACGGGCCGTAGCAGATCCAGATGTTGGTACCGCCGCCGTCGTTATGCACGGTGACTGGGTCGGGGTTGGTAGCCATGTACTTTTCGTCAAAGCGCTCGTTGCCGCCCAGCCCGGTGTAGGGTTTGCCGCTCAACATGTCGTAGAGCAGGATCATGTTCCCTTCGTCGGTGGGCTGGAGATTGCCGACGCTCGGATATGTGTCGCCGGCATGCCAACCCAGCACTGTTGGCTGGTAGGGGTCGTCGCTCTTGTCCTTCGCGCTCTTGTCGACGTGCAGCACGGCGATGCCTGCATGCTGCGGTGCGCACAGGCGGCCGTTAGTGCGAATGTCGGGCCCACCGATGTTGTCGAACGCATTCTTGGTCGTTTGTCCGGCCCAGGCAAAGCCACAGCGAATCCACTGCACAATCGGATTCTGCTCGGTGATGCGCTCTTGAAAGTGCGCCGGATAGTCCTCACCTCGCTTGGTGACCCAGGTGTGCTTGCCC is a window from the Calditrichota bacterium genome containing:
- a CDS encoding IPT/TIG domain-containing protein; this encodes MRRLAYTLVVFAVLVAVGLNCEKEKPIGLYDPSASYNPDPVITSIEPADSALAGLVTITINGQNFSPTTQYDLVYFGQTRVPVLEASAERLLVKSPNIVADAIPVKVAVIGALSFSNVVNYKLVRGVFNWGGYGEFDEPYVLECDRDENVYVTLGSRNVEKISPSGEKQVYGTVPFSLPSGIKFGPGGYLYVGRRSTSFYRIPPGGG
- a CDS encoding fibronectin, with amino-acid sequence GSLQSLFSAYGSERAWNNSYYEGMIWPADYPRQDNAVIQRQWIACEDFTDAKGYHWSKYGIYFAASYVDISLFPMVLKQTAKFEQPTVYVDGINITAPYMGDVDEIDPNQIPDRIVTNVVNTSMGLTMTRRIFAFSQQYHDNYFIREYTFTNTGNVDYDDEIELHAPLKGVRVSWGVRYSVCREGADKIGDGQSWGKHTWVTKRGEDYPAHFQERITEQNPIVQWIRCGFAWAGQTTKNAFDNIGGPDIRTNGRLCAPQHAGIAVLHVDKSAKDKSDDPYQPTVLGWHAGDTYPSVGNLQPTDEGNMILLYDMLSGKPYTGLGGNERFDEKYMATNPDPVTVHNDGGGTNIWICYGPFDLEPGESVTIVEAEGVSGLNRQMCELIGKRWKQAYDNPSDKGPFTLPDGSTTDNKDVYKNAWVYTGKDSILLTFGRAKRNYDLGYQIPQPPLPPPVFEVRSGGDRIMLSWAPSPSEDEPGFVGYKIFRAVGKPDTVYQEIASVPKGKTSFDDMTAARGFSYYYYLVAYNDGSNNTTGEANPPGPLYSSRFYTKTTEPAYLRRAAGTSLDQIRVVPNPYNIAARDLQYTGEPDKLMFLDIPPQCTIKIFTERGDLIETIEHTDGSGDEEWSSVTSSRQVVVSGVYIALFETPDGKRAFRKFVIIR